The genomic interval TGGAAGTCGTGAACGGCACATTTCACGCACGCTTCTCGGCGCGTGAGAGGGCCTATCGCTATCGCGTTTTCAACCGCCGCGCACCGCTGACTGTCGAGCGGGGCCGTGCCTGGCATGTGCAACCGCCGCTCGATCTCAATGCGATGCAGGCGGGTGCGGCGCATCTTGTCGGGCGCCACGATTTTTCGAGCTTCCGCGCGGCTGAATGCCAAGCCGATTCGCCGGTCAAGACGCTCGACGTGCTGACGCTCGCGCGCATCGGCGAGAAAATCGTCGTCGATGCCCGTGCGCGTTCGTTTCTCCACCACCAGGTGCGGAACATTGTCGGCACGCTCAAGCTCGTGGGGGAAGGGAAATGGACTCCTGCCGACGTACGCCGTGTGCTCGAAGCGCATGATCGGCGCGAAGCGGGCCCGACGGCGCCGCCGGACGGACTCTATCTGGTCGAAGTCGTCTATTAGCGCATTAGGTGACCGCGAGCCGTGACGCGGCGATTTCTTGGATGACGATGCTCAGCACGAAATCGATCGCGACCAGCGCGGTCGCCGCGATGCCCGAAATTTCAAGTGCCGTCCGCGCCACGTACCAAAGTATGACGAGCGAAAGGGCGGTGACGCCGATGACCGCAAAGCTCGCGACCTCGCTCGGTACGAATTCGTCTGCGCCAAGGACGGCAAAGGGCAGGGCTAGCAACGCGAGCAGAACCCCCGCCCAATTATATGCGACAATATATCCGACGTATCGCTGGCGCCGGTCGAGCAGTTCGCACATGTAGAATGTGGCCAAAGGATAAGCGAATACGAGGATAAGATACGTGGACGCCTCGATCAGGAAGATCCGCACCCCACTCGACTCGATGGGAACCGTCGTATTCTGAAGTTCGATCAACGTCATGATCGCGCGAATTGGGGCAACCAACACAGCCGAGAAAAACGATCGCCAGAAGCCTGCCTTCGTAAGGTTGAAGAACGCCATTCCGCTCCGGTCGAAGCGGCAGAGACGATAGGCGCCATAAAGAGCGTAGATGATCTCCCGCGTACTGATCATGGGCTGTCGAGGCTCACGACTTGGCGAAGTAATCGTCCAGGAATGCGCGATAAATCGCGGCGAGTGTTTTGATATCCGCGATCGAGGCGCGTTCGTCGACCTTGTGCATCGTCTGTCCTACCAAGCCGAACTCTACCACTTCGCAATGATCCTTGATGAAGCGCGCATCGGAAGTACCGCCGGTCGTGCTCAGTTCGGGCGTCATCGCCATTAAGCGCTGGATCGAATTCGAAACGAGATCGCTGAGGCGGCCGGGGGGCGTGAGGAACGAGACACCCGAGACATCGAGTTCGAGAATGTAATCCCCGCCCACCGCGTCGAAGCGCTCGCGGAGCCAACGCTCGACGCGAGCGGGCGTGTGGAGATCGTTGAAGCGGATGTTGAAGCGTGCGCTTGCAGTCGCGGGAATGACGTTGTTCGCGGAATTGCCGACATCCACGCTCGCGATCTGAAGTGTCGACGGTTGGAAATGAGCGCTGCCGTCATCAAGCGGTTCCGCGATGATGGCGTTCAGCATTCGCACGATGCGGTGGGCCGCGTTGTCGGCGAGATGCGGATAGGCGGTGTGCCCCTGCACACCTTGTACCGTGAGCTTCCCGTTCATGCTGCCACGCCGGCCGATTTTGACCATCTCGCCAAGCTTCGAGGGGTTGGTCGGCTCGCCCACGATGCATGCATCGAGTGTTTCGCCCTTGGCCTTGAGCCAATCGAGCACTTTGCGTGTGCCGTTGATCGAGGGACCTTCTTCATCGCCCGTGATGAGGAGGCTGATCGAACCTCCGAAAGTCGTGCCGTGCGCATCGAGGAAGCCGCACGCCGCCGCGACGAAGGCGGCGATCGCCCCCTTCATGTCGGCGGCCCCTCGGCCGTAGACCTGGCCATCGCGGATTTCGCCGCCGAAGGGATCGACCGTCCATGCCTTGGCGTTGCCGACCGGTACGAC from Alphaproteobacteria bacterium carries:
- the truA gene encoding tRNA pseudouridine(38-40) synthase TruA, producing MTRYKLTIEYDGTGFVGWQRQANGLSIQEALETAVEQFCGERVTIHAAGRTDAGVHALGQVAHVDIAKDTRPDTVRDAINYHVKPHLVAVLEVEVVNGTFHARFSARERAYRYRVFNRRAPLTVERGRAWHVQPPLDLNAMQAGAAHLVGRHDFSSFRAAECQADSPVKTLDVLTLARIGEKIVVDARARSFLHHQVRNIVGTLKLVGEGKWTPADVRRVLEAHDRREAGPTAPPDGLYLVEVVY
- the dapE gene encoding succinyl-diaminopimelate desuccinylase; this encodes MSAKLKDSAVDPVELTQALIRCPSVTPAEGGALAFLEERLSALGFACHRLKFVDQGTPDVENLYARFGSDSPNFCFAGHTDVVPVGNAKAWTVDPFGGEIRDGQVYGRGAADMKGAIAAFVAAACGFLDAHGTTFGGSISLLITGDEEGPSINGTRKVLDWLKAKGETLDACIVGEPTNPSKLGEMVKIGRRGSMNGKLTVQGVQGHTAYPHLADNAAHRIVRMLNAIIAEPLDDGSAHFQPSTLQIASVDVGNSANNVIPATASARFNIRFNDLHTPARVERWLRERFDAVGGDYILELDVSGVSFLTPPGRLSDLVSNSIQRLMAMTPELSTTGGTSDARFIKDHCEVVEFGLVGQTMHKVDERASIADIKTLAAIYRAFLDDYFAKS